The proteins below come from a single Pedobacter aquae genomic window:
- a CDS encoding phospho-sugar mutase, which yields MQELELSIQSKINTWLQGNYDAETKQKIQTLLDDKSFTELTDSFYKDLEFGTGGLRGIMGLGSNRINKYTIGAATQGLANYLIKKYPGEAIKVAIAHDSRNNSDYFAKITAEVLSANDIHVYFFKALRPTPELSFAVRELGCKSGVMLTASHNPKEYNGYKAYGADGGQFVAPDDKMVMDEVAKITNIDDVKFTAKPDNISYIGEEIDESYLSKIVSLSVSPDAIKRQHDLKIVFSPIHGTGITLVPPALERFGFTNITLVEQQVKPDGNFPTVIYPNPEEKEALTLALQKAKEVDADLVLATDPDADRVGIAVKNHDGEFELLNGNQTGCLLVNYMLEAWEKEGKFTGKEYVIKTIVTSYLIDKIAASKNVTCYNTLTGFKFIGQIMTQLQGKETFIVGGEESYGYLVGEFVRDKDAVISCAFIAEMTAFYKDKGSSLYDALIDMYVKYGFYKEKLVSITKKGKTGAEEIVAMMERFRNNPPQSLGGSKVVTLKDYTLRKETDLNSGIIKQIDLPKSDVLQFVTEDGCIISARPSGTEPKIKFYCSVNTPLANKEAFKETDALLDEKINQIMTDLGV from the coding sequence ATGCAGGAATTAGAACTCTCTATCCAATCTAAAATTAACACTTGGTTACAAGGAAATTACGATGCCGAAACCAAGCAAAAAATCCAAACTTTATTGGATGATAAATCTTTTACAGAATTAACCGATTCTTTTTATAAAGATCTTGAATTTGGTACCGGAGGCCTACGTGGTATTATGGGCCTAGGTTCTAATCGTATTAATAAATATACAATTGGAGCTGCTACACAAGGTTTAGCCAATTATTTAATCAAAAAATATCCGGGCGAAGCCATAAAAGTTGCTATTGCACATGATAGTCGTAACAATTCCGATTATTTCGCTAAAATAACTGCTGAAGTTTTATCTGCTAATGATATTCATGTTTATTTCTTTAAAGCTTTAAGACCTACGCCAGAACTTTCTTTTGCCGTAAGGGAGCTAGGTTGTAAAAGTGGTGTGATGTTAACAGCATCTCATAACCCTAAAGAATATAATGGTTATAAAGCTTATGGTGCAGATGGCGGGCAGTTTGTAGCCCCAGATGATAAAATGGTGATGGATGAAGTAGCAAAAATCACCAATATAGACGATGTTAAATTTACGGCCAAGCCTGATAATATTTCTTATATAGGCGAAGAAATAGATGAAAGTTACTTGAGCAAAATAGTTTCCTTATCTGTTTCGCCTGATGCTATTAAGCGTCAGCATGATCTAAAAATCGTGTTCTCTCCTATTCATGGTACGGGTATCACTCTAGTGCCACCTGCTTTAGAGAGATTTGGCTTTACCAATATTACATTAGTAGAGCAACAGGTTAAACCTGATGGAAATTTTCCTACCGTTATTTATCCAAACCCAGAAGAAAAAGAAGCCTTAACTTTAGCTTTACAAAAAGCTAAAGAAGTTGATGCTGATTTGGTTTTAGCAACTGATCCTGATGCAGACCGTGTAGGTATTGCTGTTAAAAATCACGATGGTGAGTTTGAACTTTTAAACGGTAACCAAACTGGCTGTTTATTGGTTAATTACATGTTAGAAGCTTGGGAGAAAGAAGGGAAATTTACCGGTAAAGAATACGTAATTAAAACCATTGTTACTTCTTACCTAATAGATAAAATTGCTGCTTCTAAAAATGTGACCTGCTACAATACCTTAACTGGTTTTAAGTTTATTGGGCAGATTATGACACAATTACAAGGTAAGGAAACCTTTATTGTGGGTGGTGAGGAAAGTTATGGCTATTTAGTTGGCGAATTTGTTAGAGATAAAGATGCAGTAATTTCTTGTGCATTTATTGCAGAAATGACTGCTTTTTACAAAGATAAAGGTAGCAGCTTGTACGATGCTTTGATAGATATGTATGTGAAATACGGTTTCTATAAAGAGAAGTTAGTATCTATCACGAAGAAAGGTAAAACCGGTGCCGAAGAAATTGTAGCTATGATGGAGCGTTTTAGAAATAATCCGCCACAAAGCTTAGGCGGCTCTAAAGTGGTTACTTTAAAAGATTATACTTTAAGAAAAGAAACTGATTTAAATTCTGGTATCATTAAACAAATAGATTTACCAAAATCTGATGTTTTACAGTTTGTTACCGAGGATGGTTGTATCATTTCTGCTCGTCCGTCTGGTACAGAACCAAAAATTAAATTCTATTGCAGCGTAAACACGCCTTTAGCAAATAAAGAAGCATTTAAAGAAACTGATGCTTTGTTAGATGAAAAAATCAATCAGATTATGACTGATTTAGGAGTTTAA
- the lysA gene encoding diaminopimelate decarboxylase, which translates to MFNAQIVDSFKDKETPFYYYDLKLLKNTLTACKEASLPHHFHVHFALKANFNNRVLQVIKDFGFGADCVSGGEVKKALEIGFDAKQVVFAGVGKSDREINDALDKNIFCFNVESIQELEVINELAAKKGKKASVAIRVNPNVDAHTHHYITTGLDENKFGINAWELADVSETLKKCSHLEFLGIHFHVGSQITDMNVFKSLCVKVNEVQSWFEERGMPVKVLNVGGGLGVDYHHPDENNIADFNSYFQIFKDFLEIKPYQEVHFELGRALVAQCSSLITSVLYVKHGIKKNFAIVDAGMTELMRPALYQAYHKIENISRQLDNSEIKNQESKIINYDVVGPICESSDCFGKEVALPETKRGDLIALRTAGAYGEVMASAYNLRPDIRHVYNEL; encoded by the coding sequence ATGTTTAATGCCCAAATAGTAGATTCATTTAAAGATAAAGAGACTCCTTTTTACTATTACGATTTAAAGTTGTTGAAAAACACTTTAACGGCTTGTAAAGAGGCTTCTTTACCGCACCATTTTCATGTACATTTTGCTTTAAAAGCCAATTTTAATAACCGTGTTTTACAGGTGATTAAAGATTTTGGCTTTGGTGCTGATTGCGTTTCTGGTGGCGAAGTTAAAAAAGCTTTAGAAATAGGTTTTGATGCTAAGCAGGTTGTATTTGCGGGTGTAGGAAAATCAGACAGAGAAATTAACGATGCTTTAGACAAAAATATCTTTTGTTTTAATGTAGAATCTATTCAAGAATTAGAGGTTATAAATGAATTAGCTGCTAAGAAAGGTAAAAAAGCCTCGGTTGCTATTCGTGTAAACCCTAATGTAGATGCGCATACCCACCATTATATTACTACTGGTTTAGATGAAAATAAATTTGGTATTAATGCCTGGGAACTTGCTGATGTTTCGGAAACATTAAAAAAATGTAGCCATTTAGAATTTTTAGGTATACATTTCCATGTGGGTTCTCAAATTACAGATATGAATGTTTTCAAAAGCCTTTGTGTTAAGGTTAATGAAGTTCAGTCTTGGTTTGAAGAGCGTGGTATGCCTGTAAAAGTTTTAAATGTTGGCGGTGGTTTGGGTGTAGATTATCATCACCCTGATGAAAATAATATAGCAGACTTTAATAGCTACTTCCAGATTTTTAAAGATTTTTTAGAGATAAAACCTTATCAAGAAGTACATTTTGAATTAGGTAGGGCTTTAGTTGCCCAATGTAGTAGCTTAATTACTAGTGTTTTATATGTAAAGCATGGTATTAAAAAGAATTTTGCGATTGTAGATGCTGGTATGACAGAATTAATGCGTCCAGCTTTGTATCAGGCATATCATAAAATAGAAAACATTTCCCGACAATTAGATAATTCTGAAATCAAAAATCAAGAATCAAAAATAATTAATTACGATGTTGTTGGGCCAATTTGCGAATCATCTGATTGTTTTGGAAAAGAAGTTGCTTTACCAGAAACAAAAAGAGGAGACTTAATAGCATTGAGAACGGCAGGCGCTTATGGCGAGGTTATGGCTTCTGCTTATAATTTGAGGCCAGATATCAGACACGTTTATAACGAATTATAA
- a CDS encoding transcriptional regulator, giving the protein MMQAILTGDIISSRKVDSEIWLNSLKTLFGQYGVQPKDWEIYRGDSFQIKTEPAFALKLAYIIKANVKKLSKLDARIGIGIGDINYQSDKLSESNGNAFIFAGESFDNLKTNNLAIKTTWPQFDLTINTMLEIFALTADGWTSTSAGMILKALQHPGLNQQQLAAALNKKSQSAISAGLKRGGYDGLLKLLNYYQQQLQNLC; this is encoded by the coding sequence ATGATGCAAGCAATTTTAACCGGAGATATCATCAGCTCAAGAAAAGTTGATTCTGAAATATGGCTCAATAGCTTAAAAACACTGTTTGGGCAATATGGTGTGCAACCTAAAGATTGGGAAATTTATCGTGGTGATAGTTTTCAAATCAAAACAGAACCCGCATTTGCACTTAAACTGGCTTACATTATCAAAGCTAATGTTAAAAAGTTAAGCAAATTAGATGCAAGAATTGGTATTGGTATTGGAGATATAAATTATCAAAGCGATAAGCTATCAGAATCTAATGGTAATGCTTTTATTTTTGCTGGCGAAAGTTTTGATAACTTAAAGACTAATAATTTGGCAATAAAAACTACATGGCCGCAGTTTGATTTAACCATAAACACCATGTTAGAAATTTTTGCGCTTACCGCTGATGGTTGGACATCAACATCGGCAGGAATGATATTGAAGGCTTTACAACATCCAGGGCTTAATCAGCAACAGCTTGCTGCCGCGTTAAATAAAAAAAGCCAAAGTGCTATAAGTGCGGGCTTAAAAAGAGGTGGTTATGATGGATTGCTAAAA
- a CDS encoding aspartate kinase, with protein sequence MKVLKFGGTSVGSPERMKKLLDIINPSERQIVVLSAVSGTTNSLVEISQAYLASDKNKAKELVKALKDKYEIFIKELFQKDEFLAKGKEVIDSHFELLDAFSHDLFTAIEEKVVLAQGELLSTTLYHIYLQEIGVPSVLLPALEFMKIDEDNEPIVDFITEKLTPLLDANPSINLFITQGYICRNSFGEIDNLRRGGSDYTASLIGAGIRSEEVQIWTDIDGMHNNDPRIVKGTKPIARLSFDEAAELAYFGAKILHPQSVFPAQRYKIPVRLLNTMEPKAFGTLISSESEKGKIKSIAAKDGITAIKIQSSRMLLAYGFLRRVFEVFERYKTPIDMITTSEVAVSVTIDETKYLGEITKELSDFGTVEVDVNQSIICIVGDMGADTHGFASRVFESLKHIPLRMISYGGSNYNISLLVKTEDKVEALRSLHNRLFE encoded by the coding sequence ATGAAAGTTCTAAAATTCGGGGGTACATCTGTAGGAAGCCCTGAAAGAATGAAAAAACTTTTAGACATCATTAATCCGTCTGAAAGACAGATAGTTGTACTATCTGCAGTTTCTGGTACAACCAATAGCTTGGTAGAGATATCTCAAGCCTATCTTGCGTCTGATAAAAATAAGGCGAAGGAACTTGTAAAGGCTTTAAAGGATAAGTATGAGATTTTCATTAAAGAACTATTTCAAAAGGACGAGTTTCTAGCTAAAGGAAAAGAGGTTATTGATTCTCATTTTGAGCTATTAGATGCTTTTTCACATGATTTATTTACCGCAATTGAAGAAAAAGTTGTTTTAGCACAAGGCGAGCTTTTATCAACAACTTTATATCACATTTACTTACAAGAAATTGGTGTTCCATCTGTGTTATTGCCAGCTTTAGAGTTCATGAAGATTGATGAAGATAATGAGCCTATTGTAGATTTTATTACAGAAAAACTTACGCCACTTTTAGATGCAAATCCTTCTATAAATTTGTTTATCACGCAAGGGTATATCTGTAGAAATTCTTTTGGTGAGATTGATAATTTAAGAAGAGGAGGAAGTGATTATACCGCTTCTTTAATTGGTGCTGGTATACGTTCTGAAGAAGTTCAAATATGGACAGATATTGACGGAATGCACAATAACGACCCTCGTATTGTAAAAGGTACAAAGCCAATTGCTCGTTTATCTTTTGATGAGGCTGCTGAATTAGCCTATTTTGGTGCTAAAATTTTACACCCACAATCTGTTTTTCCTGCACAACGTTATAAAATTCCGGTTAGGTTGTTAAATACGATGGAGCCTAAAGCTTTTGGTACTTTAATTAGTTCTGAGAGTGAAAAAGGAAAAATTAAATCTATTGCAGCAAAAGATGGTATTACAGCTATTAAAATACAATCTAGCAGAATGCTTTTGGCTTACGGTTTCTTAAGGAGAGTTTTTGAAGTTTTTGAGCGTTATAAAACGCCAATTGATATGATTACAACCTCAGAAGTGGCAGTTTCTGTTACCATAGATGAAACTAAATACTTAGGAGAAATCACCAAAGAATTAAGTGATTTTGGAACTGTTGAAGTTGATGTAAACCAATCTATCATTTGTATAGTAGGGGATATGGGTGCTGATACACATGGTTTTGCTTCAAGAGTTTTTGAATCTTTAAAACATATCCCTTTAAGGATGATTTCTTATGGTGGAAGTAACTACAATATCTCTTTATTGGTTAAAACCGAGGATAAAGTAGAAGCATTAAGAAGTTTACACAATCGTTTATTTGAATAA
- a CDS encoding SRPBCC domain-containing protein — MKDYKKYYLIPATQEEVYLALTNPLSIKLWTGAEAEMSNLAGSEFSLFNGDIVGKNLEFIENQKIVQEWYFDGQEGKSIVTIKLHEHKKGTSVELLHTNIPTESYEEFVDGWDSSYFGELLEFFEE, encoded by the coding sequence ATGAAAGATTATAAAAAATATTACCTTATTCCGGCAACTCAAGAAGAAGTTTATTTAGCCTTAACAAATCCTTTAAGTATTAAACTTTGGACTGGTGCTGAAGCTGAAATGAGTAACCTAGCGGGGTCAGAGTTTTCTTTGTTTAATGGTGATATTGTAGGAAAAAATCTAGAGTTTATTGAAAATCAAAAAATTGTACAAGAATGGTATTTTGACGGACAAGAGGGAAAATCTATCGTAACCATTAAACTACATGAGCATAAAAAAGGTACTTCAGTAGAATTATTACATACCAATATCCCAACAGAAAGCTATGAAGAATTTGTTGATGGCTGGGATAGCTCTTATTTTGGAGAATTATTAGAATTTTTTGAAGAGTAA